A genomic window from Periweissella cryptocerci includes:
- a CDS encoding ABC transporter permease — protein MRQQAITKRILLQLRRDKRTIALIFFAPLMLLTLMYFLFQQSSDTTATVGYNQSVSAPVVKQLKKAKHVKYVEYHDQQTPKKHIQNADLTGFIKQDGHKLIVTYQNADQSKTAVLKQTIQGVMGKLQAQQLTSALAKQVRANEKIMTTMAQSSQIPAQKKPTETGESAKVKYSSQAKYIYSNGSATFFTTMLPVLMGFIVFFFVFLITGMSLLGERSSGTLERVLATPIKRWEVIAGYIQGYGLFAVVQTLLILSYTIIVLKIEILGALWLVGLTDILIALVALSLGLFVSTFAASEFQMVQFIPLLVLPQIFFAGIVPVENMAGWLQAIAHVMPLYYGANALSAVIAKGATFSDVWVNLSVLFGFFILLTGLNILGLKRYRKV, from the coding sequence ATGCGCCAACAAGCGATTACAAAGCGGATACTATTACAATTACGACGGGATAAACGGACAATTGCGTTAATTTTCTTTGCCCCGCTGATGTTGCTCACTTTAATGTACTTTCTGTTCCAGCAATCCTCAGATACCACGGCTACGGTAGGCTACAATCAGAGTGTTTCAGCACCCGTTGTAAAACAGCTAAAAAAAGCCAAACACGTGAAGTATGTTGAGTATCATGACCAGCAAACCCCTAAAAAGCATATTCAAAATGCTGATTTAACAGGTTTTATTAAGCAAGATGGGCACAAATTAATCGTGACTTATCAAAATGCTGATCAAAGTAAAACGGCGGTCTTGAAGCAAACAATCCAAGGTGTTATGGGTAAGCTGCAAGCGCAACAATTAACCAGTGCTTTGGCTAAACAAGTGCGGGCAAATGAAAAAATAATGACGACAATGGCTCAAAGTAGTCAGATACCAGCTCAAAAAAAGCCAACTGAAACCGGCGAATCCGCAAAGGTTAAGTATTCCAGCCAAGCTAAGTACATTTATAGTAATGGCAGCGCGACGTTTTTCACCACGATGCTACCGGTTCTGATGGGCTTTATCGTATTTTTCTTTGTTTTCCTGATTACTGGTATGAGTTTATTAGGCGAACGTTCATCGGGAACCTTGGAACGTGTGTTAGCCACACCAATTAAGCGGTGGGAAGTTATCGCTGGATATATTCAAGGGTATGGATTATTCGCAGTAGTCCAAACATTGCTGATTTTGAGTTATACAATTATCGTCTTAAAAATTGAAATCCTCGGTGCGCTATGGTTAGTGGGATTAACGGATATATTGATTGCCTTAGTGGCCTTATCCTTGGGTTTATTTGTTTCAACATTTGCCGCCTCTGAATTTCAAATGGTCCAATTCATTCCGCTACTTGTCTTACCACAAATTTTCTTTGCAGGTATTGTTCCCGTAGAAAATATGGCTGGCTGGTTGCAAGCCATTGCCCATGTGATGCCACTGTATTATGGTGCAAATGCGTTGAGTGCGGTAATTGCCAAGGGAGCAACCTTTAGTGATGTTTGGGTTAACTTAAGCGTCCTGTTTGGGTTCTTTATCCTCTTGACCGGATTGAACATTCTGGGGCTGAAGCGTTATCGAAAGGTGTAA
- a CDS encoding ABC transporter ATP-binding protein, whose protein sequence is MTTIIEVKRIEKSFGKFQALKDVDLQVDTGEILALIGPSGSGKSTLVKAIMGMLTVDSGSVRVFAQTMPNRNLLNRLGYMAQNDALYPTLTGRENLNFFGELTGLTKDRLKQRIEEVATVVKLNQHLDKKTGSYSGGMLRRLSLAIALLAEPELLILDEPTVGIDPELRQQIWLELHRLASLGTAILLTTHVMEDALESDQVLMLRNGATISRGTPTELMTRNHVDNLDAVFIVAGQVQDSTTGGLA, encoded by the coding sequence ATGACAACAATTATTGAAGTTAAACGAATTGAAAAAAGCTTTGGCAAATTCCAGGCCTTAAAGGATGTTGATTTGCAAGTCGATACAGGGGAGATTCTGGCATTGATTGGACCATCTGGTTCTGGTAAGTCAACCTTGGTTAAGGCGATTATGGGTATGCTTACAGTTGATAGTGGCAGCGTGCGAGTTTTTGCCCAAACAATGCCTAATCGGAATCTATTAAACCGGCTGGGGTATATGGCACAAAATGATGCACTTTATCCGACTTTGACAGGACGAGAAAATCTTAATTTTTTTGGTGAGCTGACTGGTTTAACCAAGGATAGACTAAAACAGCGAATTGAGGAAGTCGCCACAGTCGTCAAACTCAACCAGCATCTCGACAAAAAAACTGGTAGCTACTCTGGTGGTATGTTGCGTCGTTTGTCATTAGCGATTGCTTTGTTGGCAGAACCTGAATTACTGATTTTAGATGAGCCAACAGTTGGAATTGATCCTGAATTACGCCAACAAATTTGGCTGGAACTCCATCGTTTGGCTAGTTTGGGCACGGCTATTTTATTGACAACGCATGTGATGGAAGATGCACTAGAAAGTGACCAAGTCTTGATGCTGCGTAACGGTGCCACGATTAGTCGGGGGACGCCAACTGAATTAATGACGCGCAACCACGTTGATAATTTGGACGCCGTCTTTATCGTAGCTGGGCAAGTGCAAGATAGTACGACAGGAGGGCTAGCCTAA
- a CDS encoding ribonuclease G has protein sequence MRNERDKLHRWSWGAFTLNWIWGIGNSTYIMLLGLIPGLGLIMSIIGGIKGYEWAYDNGDWDSIDDFLAQQKGWNTAGVVILIVGLVVTIGLAVLGIVSYSLTKTQVNG, from the coding sequence ATGCGTAATGAACGTGATAAGTTACATAGGTGGAGTTGGGGTGCATTTACACTCAATTGGATTTGGGGAATAGGGAATAGCACCTACATCATGCTGTTAGGCTTAATTCCAGGGTTGGGGTTAATCATGTCAATCATTGGTGGCATTAAGGGCTACGAATGGGCATATGATAATGGCGATTGGGATAGTATTGATGATTTTCTCGCGCAGCAAAAAGGTTGGAATACCGCTGGGGTAGTAATTTTGATTGTCGGCTTAGTTGTGACTATTGGGCTAGCCGTTCTTGGAATAGTCAGCTATTCACTGACAAAAACACAAGTTAATGGTTAA
- a CDS encoding IS3 family transposase: MGASGLKKIRSLGDGKATNKELTQVVESLRHQFKLEDLLEFIGLNRKTFYYNRARLNYDKYSEVKDLIKWLYAGSDETYGYRRIQDELFLFGYVFDDETVRRIMRSIKLMPTCYWTKSGKFSSYKGEHGKVAENLVRRDYVVTSGRKSKFVVTQPYTVLTTDVTQINLLGTKLYLAAIIDMYSKEILAYDIRTSPNMAQVTACVDQLQQVLPDGVQPILHSDQGTLYQLPRYQNRLDEVGLIQSMSRKGNCLDNAPMESFFSLAKREFIWRKEFVSIDQFKESFSRYVSRFNNVRISRKNKGLTPVEIRNQALAA, translated from the coding sequence ATTGGAGCTAGCGGTCTCAAAAAAATTAGAAGCCTTGGCGATGGAAAAGCAACGAATAAAGAACTTACGCAAGTAGTTGAATCGTTAAGGCATCAATTCAAACTGGAAGATTTACTTGAGTTCATAGGTTTAAATCGCAAGACATTTTACTACAATCGAGCACGTTTGAATTACGACAAATATAGTGAAGTCAAAGATCTTATTAAATGGCTTTACGCTGGTAGTGATGAAACTTATGGTTATCGCCGGATCCAAGATGAACTATTCTTATTTGGCTATGTCTTCGATGATGAAACTGTCCGCCGTATTATGCGTTCAATCAAGCTAATGCCAACGTGTTACTGGACAAAATCTGGCAAGTTTTCATCTTACAAAGGAGAGCACGGAAAAGTCGCTGAGAACCTAGTTCGTCGTGACTACGTAGTTACAAGTGGGCGTAAGAGTAAGTTTGTGGTTACACAGCCGTACACCGTGTTAACCACTGATGTGACTCAAATAAATTTATTAGGTACCAAACTATATTTAGCTGCGATTATCGACATGTATAGCAAAGAAATATTGGCATATGATATTCGGACGTCACCAAATATGGCACAAGTAACCGCCTGTGTTGATCAATTACAACAAGTATTACCTGATGGCGTCCAACCAATTCTGCATAGCGACCAGGGAACACTGTATCAACTTCCACGTTACCAAAACCGTCTAGATGAAGTAGGTTTAATTCAAAGTATGTCTCGTAAAGGAAACTGTTTGGATAATGCGCCAATGGAAAGTTTCTTTAGCTTGGCTAAACGTGAATTCATTTGGCGAAAAGAATTCGTATCAATTGATCAATTCAAAGAAAGCTTTTCGCGATATGTCTCACGGTTCAACAACGTTCGCATCTCACGAAAAAACAAGGGCTTGACCCCTGTTGAAATTCGGAATCAAGCCCTTGCGGCATAA
- a CDS encoding helix-turn-helix domain-containing protein, with translation MAKYTIEQKIEIVKEYRTGSISQRGLSKKYNIPDSVIRRWIRKAELHGFDSLKRKQSKRFFDGNEKLSILDYMLTNGLSITETAIKFDIEPSMVIHWQTRFDVGGIDALKAKRGRPNKHMTNPKPQPKSETDKLIQENLELKQRLYRAELELAVSKKLEALAMEKQRIKNLRK, from the coding sequence ATGGCAAAATATACAATCGAACAAAAAATTGAGATAGTGAAAGAATATCGAACTGGAAGTATTAGCCAGCGCGGATTGAGTAAGAAATATAACATTCCTGATTCAGTGATAAGGCGTTGGATCAGAAAAGCAGAACTTCATGGTTTTGATTCATTAAAGCGTAAGCAATCAAAGAGATTTTTTGATGGTAATGAAAAGCTATCTATATTAGACTACATGTTAACTAATGGCTTAAGCATTACAGAAACTGCGATTAAATTCGACATTGAACCGAGTATGGTGATTCACTGGCAAACGCGATTCGATGTAGGCGGAATTGATGCGCTAAAAGCCAAGCGAGGCAGGCCTAATAAGCATATGACAAATCCTAAACCACAACCTAAATCTGAAACTGACAAGTTAATTCAAGAAAATCTAGAGTTAAAACAGCGACTTTACCGTGCCGAATTGGAGCTAGCGGTCTCAAAAAAATTAGAAGCCTTGGCGATGGAAAAGCAACGAATAAAGAACTTACGCAAGTAG
- a CDS encoding carbonic anhydrase family protein: protein MLKFQQPFPAWDYTTAKGPTNWAHLCDTFTRAAQYAYQSPIALTTVQATVTKQSSQLAMYYQAQDYQIVRFTQSVHLVPNAAISWIELNGQTYNLTDIHFHLPSEHILDGRTYPLEVHLVHRNAQRQGVVIAVFITLTADELTVPMGNDWQFGDFIKFNVGIFLPQIRQAIQYTGTLTTPPTRGPVTWLVMTNTLELPQTWFQYLKQQAPLKNNARPVQPQRGRPIYLRD, encoded by the coding sequence GTGTTAAAATTTCAACAACCGTTCCCAGCATGGGACTACACAACTGCTAAGGGACCAACCAATTGGGCGCATCTGTGTGATACGTTTACACGGGCAGCGCAATATGCCTATCAATCACCAATCGCATTGACAACAGTGCAAGCCACCGTAACTAAGCAATCAAGTCAGTTAGCGATGTATTATCAAGCGCAGGACTATCAAATCGTGCGTTTCACGCAAAGCGTCCACTTGGTACCCAATGCAGCTATTAGTTGGATCGAATTAAATGGTCAGACGTATAATCTCACCGATATCCATTTTCATTTGCCCAGCGAACATATTTTAGATGGCCGGACGTATCCACTGGAAGTTCACTTAGTCCATCGAAATGCTCAGCGCCAAGGGGTGGTAATTGCGGTCTTTATTACTTTAACTGCTGACGAACTGACCGTGCCAATGGGAAACGACTGGCAATTTGGTGATTTTATTAAGTTTAATGTTGGAATTTTTTTACCACAAATTCGACAAGCAATTCAATATACAGGGACGCTTACGACACCACCAACGCGGGGGCCGGTTACATGGTTGGTGATGACCAATACATTGGAGTTACCACAAACATGGTTTCAATATTTAAAGCAACAAGCACCATTGAAAAATAATGCACGTCCAGTCCAACCACAACGCGGGCGCCCCATTTACTTGCGTGATTGA
- a CDS encoding leucine-rich repeat protein: MEKENKQHYKMYKHGKQWIYASLATIMLVSGLGSAPLVLAEEVAAERTEVAENGTTVEDESVPTLASPDELPAADITPVVTESTTTDISDVTPVQQPAEQPAKPAASKQNPITTSADTLASAPVKSKTPRGTVSHTFARTDFTFDGSTITGFSNTFLSGDYKNWDGVLSFPADLSDITAIGASAFSYKTITVIDFTNLPNIKNIGASAFGANNLSSLDLSPLANLETIDDHAFASNKTMQNINFSNLTNLTSIGTYAFQYSYALTNLDLSPLIKLQSIGKSAFEENTSLTAIDFTNLTQLTTIGDTAFSGCTALKSLDLSPLINLVTIMPTAFRSCTALAEVNFDNLTKLQTIGAYAFENDGALTHLDFSSLTSLVTIDTEAFRDCSKLQSVTFGTLPSLKTIGSQAFLSTKLASFDFNSLPALTTIGSSAFSKTQLTNLNLSNLEYLQSIDSYAFSYCSSLKTVVLDNLPLLTALPTYMFYTCGALETVSLTSLPSLASIGSLAFSKGAYDGSLNLNHITVDDLNPSLQIADNAFERTKSDGIVRPTNVDAALVTAHKFVDNMNGNAINAFHGNDAWKISGTVSHKYIDQNGQEIITDNTNMSVTPWTYEGLITDPYEAPAAPEIAGYGAPEYVSGNVTGTLTGGPQEIVYRYRAIPTNAKTFTIYRVDKDTGADLGTETFEDGDLTAILDLTPKNIDGYDFVELYGSNMSAAASRDITDYEWLRDDDLAKTQLTFGDNNGRSYKFVYSAKSTNGNTGDSSTGGENGDGTPDNGTQVPTPTSPDDTVKPGDTPNLGTDLTPGKLPGSTTNKPTPKPVTTNGTTPGTTTGKQPTKLPSSGGKTASGNSSAGNTANGNVRTNSNATSVNGGQATGTLPKAGNSNSNLLTTFGFMILATVLGWFAFIKRRQS, encoded by the coding sequence ATGGAAAAAGAAAATAAGCAACACTACAAAATGTATAAGCATGGTAAACAATGGATTTACGCCAGTCTCGCCACGATTATGCTAGTTAGTGGTCTTGGTTCGGCCCCACTTGTCTTGGCAGAAGAAGTGGCAGCTGAGCGAACTGAAGTTGCGGAAAATGGCACTACTGTAGAAGATGAATCCGTCCCTACCTTGGCATCCCCAGACGAGCTCCCGGCTGCCGATATTACGCCGGTAGTAACCGAAAGTACTACTACCGATATATCAGATGTTACACCTGTTCAACAACCTGCAGAACAACCTGCTAAACCAGCGGCAAGCAAACAAAATCCCATTACTACCAGCGCTGATACACTGGCAAGTGCCCCTGTCAAAAGTAAAACACCACGAGGCACTGTCAGCCACACATTTGCTCGCACTGATTTTACTTTTGATGGTTCGACTATTACTGGTTTCAGTAATACTTTTTTAAGCGGAGACTACAAAAATTGGGATGGAGTGTTATCATTTCCTGCCGATTTAAGCGATATCACCGCTATTGGTGCTTCTGCGTTTTCATATAAAACTATCACAGTTATTGATTTTACCAATTTGCCGAATATAAAAAACATCGGTGCCAGTGCTTTTGGCGCTAATAATCTTAGCAGCCTTGATTTGAGCCCGTTAGCTAACTTAGAAACCATCGACGACCATGCTTTTGCCAGTAACAAAACAATGCAAAACATAAATTTTAGCAATTTAACAAATTTAACTTCAATTGGAACTTATGCATTCCAATATAGCTACGCACTCACAAATCTCGATTTGAGCCCATTAATTAAGCTACAATCAATTGGGAAATCTGCGTTTGAAGAAAATACTAGCCTCACCGCAATTGATTTTACTAATTTAACTCAGCTAACCACTATCGGCGACACTGCTTTTTCTGGCTGTACCGCACTTAAGTCCTTGGACTTAAGCCCCTTAATAAACTTAGTTACAATTATGCCAACCGCATTTCGAAGTTGTACAGCCCTTGCCGAAGTTAATTTTGATAACTTAACGAAACTGCAAACCATTGGTGCCTACGCATTTGAAAACGATGGCGCGCTTACGCACCTCGATTTTAGTTCACTAACGAGCTTGGTAACTATTGATACAGAAGCTTTCCGTGACTGTTCTAAATTACAAAGTGTTACTTTTGGTACCTTGCCTTCATTAAAGACAATTGGCAGTCAAGCTTTTCTTTCCACAAAACTAGCCTCGTTTGATTTTAATAGCTTACCAGCTTTAACTACGATTGGTTCCTCTGCATTCAGTAAGACCCAGTTAACAAATCTTAACCTAAGTAATCTAGAATATCTGCAATCTATTGACAGTTATGCATTTAGTTACTGCTCAAGTTTAAAAACAGTTGTTCTCGACAACTTGCCCTTACTAACAGCACTCCCAACTTATATGTTTTATACATGTGGTGCATTAGAAACCGTGAGTTTAACTAGCCTTCCGAGTTTAGCTTCAATTGGTTCTTTAGCTTTTTCAAAAGGAGCTTACGATGGTTCACTTAATTTAAACCATATCACTGTTGATGATCTTAACCCCAGCTTACAAATTGCTGACAATGCATTCGAGCGTACAAAGAGTGACGGTATCGTGCGCCCAACTAATGTTGATGCCGCCCTTGTAACTGCCCACAAATTTGTTGATAACATGAATGGCAATGCTATTAATGCCTTTCACGGCAATGACGCGTGGAAGATTAGTGGCACGGTTTCACACAAGTATATCGACCAAAACGGTCAAGAAATTATTACTGACAATACTAATATGAGTGTCACCCCTTGGACATATGAGGGCTTAATCACCGATCCATATGAAGCCCCTGCTGCCCCTGAGATTGCTGGGTACGGTGCCCCCGAATATGTTTCCGGTAATGTTACTGGTACTTTAACCGGCGGACCACAAGAAATCGTTTACCGCTACCGAGCAATTCCAACTAACGCAAAAACGTTCACCATTTACCGAGTTGATAAAGATACCGGCGCCGACCTTGGAACTGAAACGTTTGAAGACGGTGACCTGACGGCGATACTAGATTTGACGCCAAAAAATATTGATGGTTACGACTTTGTTGAACTCTACGGTAGTAATATGAGTGCTGCAGCTTCACGAGACATCACTGACTATGAATGGTTACGTGACGATGATCTCGCCAAAACTCAACTGACATTTGGCGATAATAACGGTCGGAGTTATAAATTTGTTTATTCAGCTAAGTCAACTAACGGGAATACTGGTGATAGTTCAACTGGTGGCGAAAATGGCGACGGGACTCCTGATAATGGTACCCAAGTGCCAACTCCAACTTCACCAGATGATACGGTAAAACCTGGTGATACACCAAATCTCGGAACTGATTTGACTCCTGGTAAACTACCAGGTTCTACTACTAACAAACCTACACCAAAGCCTGTAACTACTAATGGCACAACTCCTGGTACTACCACTGGTAAGCAACCAACTAAGTTACCTAGTTCTGGTGGCAAGACAGCTAGTGGTAATTCAAGTGCTGGTAATACAGCCAATGGAAACGTCCGTACCAATAGCAATGCAACAAGTGTTAACGGTGGCCAAGCAACAGGAACCCTACCAAAAGCTGGAAATTCCAACAGTAACCTACTCACTACTTTTGGGTTCATGATTCTCGCAACCGTTCTTGGTTGGTTCGCATTTATTAAGCGTCGGCAATCATGA
- a CDS encoding helix-turn-helix domain-containing protein, whose protein sequence is MKVIKQNNEVAHIPKTAQLFRNRIKQLRNERGITIRELAEATGIERSLISNYENWLRDPNKYVYYVLAQYFNVELWYIEGFEHSSIHSVDEHSEQIELYLE, encoded by the coding sequence ATGAAAGTTATCAAGCAAAACAATGAAGTTGCGCACATACCAAAAACGGCACAACTATTTAGAAATCGAATCAAACAACTACGCAATGAACGTGGTATCACGATTCGGGAGTTAGCGGAAGCAACAGGAATTGAACGCTCCTTGATTTCTAATTATGAAAACTGGCTCCGTGATCCGAATAAATATGTTTACTACGTTTTGGCACAATATTTCAACGTCGAGCTGTGGTATATCGAAGGATTTGAACATAGCTCAATCCATTCAGTCGATGAACATTCTGAACAGATTGAATTGTACTTGGAGTAA
- a CDS encoding ECF transporter S component, which produces MITTQQNVSKVRTLTVTALFLATILLQTQVPFLGYIPLGAFIIGVAPTIIQFTVAIGTIVLGTKQGIILAGFFGLISFIRAWTNPVSIGALMFQNPLTAIGARLMIAVVIGVFARKFIIGETGTKLVSRLAIAGFLAAFTNTFFVVLSTWLGFNVMHTTFVGIPDSNLLHWLLISIVGVNGIAEMVVGIFYVPAIAAPLLAFLKHHK; this is translated from the coding sequence ATGATTACAACACAACAAAATGTTTCAAAAGTGCGGACATTGACAGTGACGGCGTTATTTTTAGCCACCATCTTATTACAAACACAAGTACCGTTTCTTGGGTACATTCCCTTGGGTGCATTCATAATTGGGGTGGCACCGACCATCATTCAATTTACCGTTGCCATTGGAACGATTGTCTTAGGTACGAAGCAGGGAATTATTTTAGCTGGGTTCTTTGGCTTAATTTCATTCATCCGCGCGTGGACGAATCCCGTTTCAATTGGGGCGTTGATGTTTCAAAATCCATTAACGGCAATTGGTGCTCGGCTGATGATTGCGGTAGTGATTGGCGTTTTTGCCCGGAAGTTTATTATTGGGGAAACCGGGACAAAATTGGTGAGTCGCTTAGCAATTGCCGGGTTCTTGGCAGCCTTCACCAATACATTCTTCGTCGTGTTATCGACATGGCTTGGATTCAACGTTATGCATACAACTTTTGTTGGCATCCCCGACAGCAACTTGTTGCACTGGTTATTAATTTCAATCGTTGGGGTCAACGGAATCGCCGAAATGGTGGTTGGAATTTTCTATGTGCCCGCAATTGCTGCGCCGTTACTGGCATTCTTGAAGCACCATAAATAA
- the coaBC gene encoding bifunctional phosphopantothenoylcysteine decarboxylase/phosphopantothenate--cysteine ligase CoaBC, translating into MLKNKKIIVFVTGGIAAYKAVTLVRLLVKQGAQVRVVMTQSATEFITPLTFATVTKHQVLTDLFATDIQGTVPHIEWADWADLAVVVPATANIIAKIANGLADDVVSTTILATAAPKYVIPAMNNHMWDNPATQRNLALLVADGVHVLEPAVGLLAEGYSGKGRMPEPDAIVAWLNAATGMAQADQPLTGKHVLITAGGTREYLDPVRYLGNESSGKMGVALATVARDLGAQVTLIKTASVHETMPTDIKILTAVTTAELAQVVKQEFVTSDVVIMAAAVADYRPVTTATQKLKKTDGTNHLTVDLVKNEDILQYLGSYKTHQVVVGFAAETNDLLANATNKLVKKQVDMLVANDVSQVGIGFGSNENAVTLLQPGREPIQLVQASKEQIAHGILTNIVPLLN; encoded by the coding sequence ATGCTAAAAAACAAAAAAATTATTGTCTTTGTAACTGGTGGTATTGCAGCCTATAAAGCCGTGACGCTCGTTCGATTATTGGTGAAACAAGGGGCGCAAGTGCGGGTGGTGATGACACAAAGTGCGACCGAGTTTATAACACCGCTGACATTTGCGACGGTCACTAAGCATCAGGTACTAACAGATTTGTTTGCTACAGATATTCAAGGAACTGTGCCACATATCGAATGGGCGGATTGGGCAGATTTAGCGGTTGTTGTACCAGCCACCGCAAATATCATCGCCAAAATAGCTAATGGCTTGGCTGATGATGTTGTCAGTACGACAATCCTGGCGACTGCCGCCCCTAAATACGTAATTCCGGCGATGAATAATCATATGTGGGATAATCCGGCGACACAGCGGAATTTGGCTTTATTAGTAGCTGACGGCGTTCATGTACTCGAACCAGCAGTTGGCTTGCTCGCAGAAGGCTATAGCGGTAAAGGACGAATGCCGGAACCAGATGCAATTGTTGCATGGTTGAATGCAGCAACTGGAATGGCTCAAGCTGACCAGCCATTAACTGGCAAACACGTGTTAATTACGGCCGGTGGAACACGGGAATACTTAGATCCCGTGCGCTATCTCGGCAATGAATCATCAGGGAAAATGGGTGTGGCACTGGCGACCGTTGCGCGTGATTTAGGGGCACAAGTAACGTTAATCAAAACTGCTAGCGTCCATGAAACAATGCCAACTGATATTAAGATTTTGACGGCAGTGACGACGGCTGAATTAGCGCAAGTAGTTAAACAGGAATTTGTAACGAGTGATGTGGTTATAATGGCAGCAGCCGTGGCCGATTATCGACCAGTAACTACCGCCACACAGAAGTTAAAAAAGACTGACGGGACAAATCATCTCACCGTGGATTTAGTTAAAAATGAAGATATTCTACAATATTTGGGTAGTTACAAGACACATCAAGTTGTGGTCGGTTTTGCGGCCGAAACTAATGATTTGTTAGCTAATGCGACAAATAAACTAGTGAAGAAACAGGTCGACATGCTTGTGGCGAATGATGTTAGTCAGGTAGGAATTGGATTTGGTAGCAATGAGAATGCGGTAACGCTGTTACAACCAGGGCGAGAACCAATTCAATTAGTTCAAGCAAGTAAAGAGCAAATTGCTCATGGAATTTTGACAAATATTGTGCCATTACTGAATTAG